ATTCAGCTTTGTGTACGGCATGAAGGAACAAGTGTTGAAGGGTGTGATATCCAAGTACTCAAAGATTATTCACACAAAGGGCTAAGTAtgcttgttgtttcaagtaAAATTAGTAATAAAATTATAGCAAGGGCAATACGGAGATTGTGTTTCAACTTTCCCAAGTCTTCTATCAACTGGTGGTATGAACCAAGAAGATTTGTCTACGGGTTTTTGGGAGAAAATAAATGCAGGGTTGACTCTGCATTCACCCACAACATAAACATGTTAAGCCTTCAACTACCGTTTGGCATTGTGGGCtatcattttccaaaaatctACGATACTCGAAGTGTTGGATATTTTTACTCTGGAGGCATTAAAAAAGGGAAGAGACAAtccttttcatttttgaaaaaatgtTACACggatttggaattggaagCAATATATGAACAGTTCatgaattttgaaactattAGATAATGCTACGCCTCCACAAGGCTCAAACTTTAATTGAAATACAACCACTGTAGCTAAGATAATGGACTTACATGGCGGGTATAAAAAGATTAGTAAATACATTTATATCATTGGAAGACATTGTACCTTCAGAACTAGTGTATAAGTCTTTTTCTATGTAGTGTAAACTTGTATTTTGTTGCACAAATAAATGTAGGGGCTGGTACACATGTGGCTTGATTTTGCTTTTAACATTGCGCGTGTACACAAACCCACCccattttgcaaccaaaattaGCTTAGCAACAACTATGTCATGTGCCATATACAAACAGCATACCAAAGTTTTTGCCACCTCTCATCTTTGTAATTATTCTCTCAAATATAGAAAGTTACGTTTTGTAAGTTCGACGTAGTTGAAGCATCTCTCTTGGTCTAGGACGAACTTATAGTAGTTATTAAAGGATGGAAAAAATTAATGAGCTATACGAACATCTCAACCTCAAACCTATGATGGACGCTGTTTTGCAAGAATACGATTCAcaacttgaaaatgaaaatgacaacCACCAACACAGTTCAGCGAAATTGAAACTaaagattttgttcaaacaattcaataaGAAACATCCGCCTCAATACCACATGAAATCCCACACTTTGATTAATGCTGCCTTCCAACATCGGATTGAATCTATGACACCTAAAGAATATGAGACATTTCGTACTATTTTTGGGCATATTGTGCAATTTTTGGTACCAAAATACCCCCATAAAGAGCATCTTTCACAACACATGATTGGATCAATTAATGAGGTTATCTCAACAATTCACGCTTATTGCAGaaacaactacaactacaAAACATCCACACCCCCATATGActactttttcaaaaacatcaTCACTTACTACCACGCAAGTTACTTTGGAATGTCCAGTTTTGAGATGGACGCTAACTGCAAGTCTATTTCTAAAAAAGAGTCCAGGTcatttcaattccaaatttatACCATGGGAGACCTCGCCATATCTTCCTTTAACATGTCAAACAGCACTCAGGAATTCACTTTGCCTGCTATTCATACGGGACCCAAAGAGGTGCACTTCAGTATTACATTAAGTCATTGGCTAGTGCCCTTCATCCGTTATCTCCGTAGCACCATAGAGCAAGAGCCAACTATCCGTCAAAAAGAAGCTAAAAAGTTTACAAATTACTCAGAGCCGGACTTCGTTATAAAGTTGGCTAACGGCGAGAGGTTCATCactgaattgaaaagagcGGGATTCGTaaaattttacaacaaaaGTGTGCAACTGCACCAGGCAACATTACTCCAAATTGGTGGGTATATACAAGCTTGCGAAACCAATGTAGGCTTCCTCGTTACCCCTCATATTTTGGTGCGagttgtttttgtaattccCAATGACTCGGATAAATCAATGAAGAGTACCAGGGGCGGTACGAATAAGCCCAGTTTTAAAATTGACACATTTAATCACTACGACGATACTAAGAGTGGATTGTTGGCTGTATGGTATAGCATGATTCAGGACAGTCCACCGAGAACATTGAACAAAGATGAGTTAAAGGAGCTCGAGTCAACTCTTCAAGAGCTCAAGGCGGAGATAAACCAACATGAACAGGGAAAGTCGGAAGCAGGAAAACCGTAAAAAGAGAGAATCATGACATTTGTTTTTTGGATACAATTTAAATTGTTACTAGAACTGGATGTTTGTAGTACTTTTTTATTGGTTAATATTATTTTTACACTCTTTTATTTGACTCGTTCCGAATGAAACTGTCTAAGTTCTTTGTAACACTACTTCATATACTAGATGCCTTTCATAAAAGGGATGAACGGACTCTTCGCTAAATCGTTTCTAAAAGTCAGTCATTGTTTACATGGGTAGGGCACAACAATAGTGAAATATGTGCTGGTTCCTGCGCCAACACGAGAATAATTGATGACATCTAATCTATGCAAAAAGCCACGAAAAGCATGACACCTGCATGTGGGTACCAGTTGCGAATTGGGAAGGCTCTGATTTCGAAACCCTGAAATTTATAACATCTCCTTAGAGATCAAAACACAGGAAAATACATATAATTGTCTTCCAATTGTGCCATTAGCTTTAATTTCTTATTTCAATCAGCTCCCACAATACAcactcaacaacaaaggtAATATATCCTCACAATTAAAGTAGTCATCACGAACTATCATCTTTGTCGCCACTGTTCCTTCTtacaccatcatcatcatcatcgtcgtcgtcgtcgtcgtcgtcgTAATCGTGATCTTGCTCTGTCTCTGGCCTTCTCACCTGAACAAAATGTATGAGTGCTGCTTCTTTTCCTAAGTTCTTCAATCCATACTCGTTACCCAGCGGTATACATATATTACATCCTTTGTTAGCGATAAATGTCTCTTCATTGAAAGTGACTTCCACAACTCCTCTCACAATAAGGAGATAATAGGTACTGAAtgcaattttcaatggtGGTTTGGTTCCGCTCAACTCTATCATCCCAACAGCGCAGTCTTCTAATGCATCATTGAACAAGGTTGCGATTCTCAAATTAGGGTCTTCCGAAGTAGTGCCATCCTCATTGACAATTGTTCTCGATTGGAATTCGCCATACTGGGAGCTAAATGCAATGGATCGTTCTACAAATCGACCATTTTCTGGTACATCTACTTTCAAAACTTTATCCTGGTACCACGATGTTCCTGGCAATCCAGCTCCCAAAACATCTTGCTCCTCTTTGTCGTGTTCATCAGAACTCACTGGCGATATAGGTGCATCAACTGGTTTCCGTCTGTTGTTTCTTCGATTTTGACGTGTTGTTAATATTTGTGCAGTGTCGGGTACATGAACAACTTCAGCGATTGATCGCAATGGTAACTTGTGAATATCTCTCACGATAGTCATATCAggttcttcatcatcgtcatcatcatcgtcatcatctgGTCTTCTTTGGTGGGGTTTGGTAAAAATGATACGTTCATTACGCCAGAATGCTAATGGTTTGACTCTGATACGTTTTGATCTTCGTAGCCCATCAGGAGGTGGGGATGGTAAAGTAGGCACTTCTGTGATATAAGTAGGTGACACGTTCCTCGTGGGTCTTGATGTCCGTGATCCAGTGCCTTTCTTCCTACCTTGACTCTGACTTGGTTCTGTCGATGATGACATGACGAAAAGTTCGGTGGTAGTTGAGCCTATTGCGTCGCTGCCTCCATCGTCATCTTCGTCTGTATCTTTAGTGTCTTCAATAAATGCAGACACAGAGGCTTGTGTGCTTTCCTCCAGTTCCAGGAAGTTATTTCGCCTTTTATTTCTTTGCACGGTGCGTCTCGATGATCGAACTCTATTCGTGCCTGCTACTGAGTCCAAGGGGTTTGTTTCAAGGGGTGGTGAAATCAGGCGCGAGTTAAACTCATCTTGTTGTCtcaaaattggatcaatAACTTGGTTCTCATCTTGGAATAGATCCTCATTTTGATAGAAGTCGTTGTCTTGTTGAGCAAAATCATAGTCGTCCTCCTCAAGAAAGTTATCCCCTTGCGATGCACCGATGGAGCTAGTTTGTCGTTGTTCAGGCAAAGGTGAACGCAATGGAGACTGCTTGTTGGCTCCCGCCGCCTGATTCAGCCTAGAAGCATTTCTGTCTCCAGCATCATCACCGTTATCGAAATTAATCTTTCTTGCCACGTAATTGAACGGGGAATGTTCTTCTTTGTCCAGCACAAATTCATTACCGATATCGCCTACGTCAAAATCGGCTTCATATTGCGGTACATCGTCAGCTCCTTGCTCAAGATCATAGCGGGAAGAAGTATTTGGAACTAAGTTACGACtaatatcaacaacacccCTTCGGCCTGTAACATTATACGAGGTGGGTGACTTGTAAACCTCTCCTTGTCGTAGTACTCTATCTTCCTGTTCTTTGAGCATGATCTGTGCTTGTGTGTCATCGGCAAAAAACTCATCCATGTCATCCATTCCATATTCGTCTCGATgaatattctttttgattgttaGTCCTAACTTTCTGGACTTTTTGCCCAACTGTAACAATTCCATCAAAGCTATTAAAGGTGGGTGTGATTCAGGTGTACGGTAAGTATGTATATATAACTCTGTGTGTGACCGATGATAGTTGAAGGAAGGGTGTcttgtgtttgttgttgtgtttgtttgttttgtttacactttgagaaatttttttgcgTCTTGAACTTTTTGCGCTTCTCTTATTCTGAACCGTCACATTTCACACGCTGAAAAGAAGAACTAAAACTAAATCTctcatttgaaattttaaGCAGAGATGTGGCGATAATGATATCTAGTCGTCTTAACTGGTTTTCATAAATGCTACTTTCCAATAGAGCCAACACTTTACAAATGAATATTTTATTGTCCTAGTATTGCAATCAAGCAAAAAACATCTCTATTCTAAAGGATACTCTACTATTGAATGCCACCCTTCCTTCTTAGTCtaccttcttcaaaacaatGGCAGTTCTGCTTGGAATGTAAACCATTAATGAGTTGGAGCGATTATTCCAAGGATCAttattggtgaaaaattctTGCTTCTTACCTGGCACTGGATCTTGAATTCTATCATGACCACCAAACTTTGCTTCATCTGAATTCAAGATAATCTCATACTTTCCAGCAGTCTCAACCCCAACTTTATAATCAGTAAAAGATTGTGttggattgaaattgaatataaacaataatccatttctttcaaataccAATACTTTATCTTGTTCATGTTTCAATGATACATAAGCTTGAGGTGAATCCAATACATCCAAATGTTGCATTGCAgcatcaaaatcaaaaagatatCTGTATCGTAACAAATCATCGTCaattaaattgaattgtctTCTGGCATAATGATATGATTCCCCATTTCCAGCACGAGGAAAATCCAACCATTCAGGATGACCAAATTCATTTCCTTCAAAAGTTAAATAGCCTTCTCCACCGAGGGCAAAAGTTACTAATCTGATGAGCTTGTGTAGTGCCAATCCACGATCAATGACTGGTGTTAATTCGCTAAGCTTAGACATATTGGTATACATCTCTTTATCCATTAACCAGAAAGCCAATGTCTTATCTCCAACCAATGCTTGGTCATGGGATTCACAATAACTGATACATTTTTCGCCATGACGACGATTGATCAAAGTATGAACAATGTTACCAAGATCCCAATCTTCATCCTTTTGGTGTTTCAAGATCTTTATCCACATGTCTGGAATTGCCATAGATAATCTATAGtcaaatccaattccaccttcatcaattggaCGGCATAAGGTAGGCATTCCCGAAACATCTTCAGCGATGGATGTAATCTCAATGTGTTCTTTTTTGCTTATATCTTTCATTAATTGATGTGCCAACATTAAATAAGCGATAGCTTCATTATCAGCCCATTCTTCGTTGAAATACTCATTGTAGTCTCCACTGAACCCAAAGCTCAATCCATGATGTTTATACAACATACTTGTAACCCCATCAAATCTAAATCCGTCAAATTGATACACATCAAGataaaatttcaagttaGACAACAAGAACCTCAATGTTTCATAGCTTGaataattgaataaacGAGAATCCCATAAATCATGGTTTCCTCTGCCACCACCATGAAACAAGTAATGGTCAGTTCCATTAAACATATTCAACCCATCAGCAACATTTTTTGAACTATGTGAATGAACCACATCCAACAAGACTCTAATTCCGTATCCATGAGCAGTATCAATCAACTCTTTTAAATCTTCTGGTGTTCCATATCTTGAACTAGCAGCAAAGAAACTTGTGATTTGATACCCAAATGATGCATAATATGCATGTTCCATAATGGCCATTAATTGAATAGTATTGTATCCTAATTCATGAATCTTGGGCAAAATGTTTTTGGTAAAGTTTTTGTATGTACCAATCTTGGGTTCAGGCGTAGAAATACCAACATGAGCTTCATATACTTTAATACCTTGTGACAACACTGGTCTTTTGTTCTTAAACTGATACACTTCTGAAGCTGGTGGATTCCAAAATCTCCCTTCGTATAAGTTATCATCCTTATTGAACGTGGCTCTTTGACACCAAGGATCCAATCGATAAATCCATTCCCCACTAGGTAACTTCATAGCAACCTTGTACCTTGAATCATGAGGAATGACTCCATCACCTTCAATATCCAATTCCCATCGACCAAAATTATTaacttttttcaattgatgtgaTTCAATATTCcaattattgaaatcaccCACTAAACtaacttgttcaacatcAGGAATATATTCCACAATCTTGTATCCACGGGTAGTTGCATGTAACCCATAAGTCCTGTAAGAATCAGCAAAGTTTAGTAATGACCCCTCACTGGAGTCAAGTTTGGAAAGCCAATCACGGAAAGTTACTTGCCTGTCGATCAATTCCTTGGAAAATGGTTCTAACCATGGGTCCAAGTCAAGAACCCCCTTGATTAACCCTTTATCACTCATGAGATGTTGCGATAGTTGGTTTTTATCTATTGATTGGGAGTACTGAACAATATTATATATAATTCAGGAATTTGCTGTAGTTTTATATATTCAGAAAGGAATCAACAGTGGTCCGATATAATGTGATGTAATGAATGATATGTGTATCATGTATATTAAacccaacaacaatattaaAAGGGGgtacaaaaaaaattagaCGCCTGAAAAGACTTTAACATTTTGTGcataaaataaaaacaataaaccCCCAGCCTTCCCCCACCCCACTTAACCTCACTTCACCTCACCTCACCTCACCTCACCTCGCCTTATACGAGATGATATTTGACGCCAAACACAAAAACTGTTGCAAATTGCACTTCAAAAGTTAAAACTTTAACCAACAAATTGGATCTCCTGTGTTATTGTAAGTTATTTGGTTTACAAAGAGTATTGTTAAATCTACAAAATTCAGTTAAAAAGTCTTTTGTATACTATTTAATTGTTACAAATCCCCCGTTATCTTTCATCTAAACCGTTGATTCAATATTCTTTCGGCGCCTTCTTCTTTATATTCCTTTTCGCTAACCCACATTTGATGGAAAGTACCCAAACTAGATAATACACTTCCTCCAATCcaagattgatttattcTTTCCAATGAGTTACCCACTGCGTGTAATCTAATCTTTAACCCAGGGTTGTTATTCAGTAGTTCATGGTACAATCTTTCGGTGAGCGATGTCACTAGTGAAGTACCACCAGTAACTATGATGTTGTTTGCCAACGAGGCACGTAAATCTATGTCtattattgaaatcacTTGAGTAACTAATTGTGCTACTCCACGTACTTCGATTTTTTTGTCTCCTCCATCGGGGCCTTCTTCGTTTTTACGAGTGCGTTTCACTGGTCGGTATTCGTTGATTGTGTTGAATTCTATTCCGGGGATTTCTCCATTGGATGCGGGTGGTTGCAAGGATgggttgttgaatttgtagAAGCTTGGATCAAATAAAGTTTCGGCAATTTCAAATCGTTCTTGTCCAAGGGTTATTGATTGACCTGTAGGTAATTCAAATGATCGTTTGGCAAACTCAGATAAGGTGTTGGTGGAGTCAGACGAGGAGGAATTTGTTGTGGCAAGTAGTTTCTTTGCTTCCTGTGATGGTACTTCCAACATTGACTCCTTAAACTCGTGCCATATTCTTGCAATTTGATACTGTTTAAACAGATCACTCGCGTTGGATACATTATCCTTTAACTCAAATTTTGCTTCCTTTTCTTCGGGATAGGTTGTTGCTGTCTTGCTCTTTATAAACACACTTGGTTCAACAGCAATACCTTCCTTGGTAATATAATCCTCTATTATCAGATTCAAAAACTTACCGGCATATGGAACTTTCAACGAACTTTTAATCAAGCATAtcccatcaacaacaggaGTAACACTAATACT
The sequence above is a segment of the Candida orthopsilosis Co 90-125, chromosome 8 draft sequence genome. Coding sequences within it:
- a CDS encoding Mif2 centromere-associated protein, whose translation is MELLQLGKKSRKLGLTIKKNIHRDEYGMDDMDEFFADDTQAQIMLKEQEDRVLRQGEVYKSPTSYNVTGRRGVVDISRNLVPNTSSRYDLEQGADDVPQYEADFDVGDIGNEFVSDKEEHSPFNYVARKINFDNGDDAGDRNASRSNQAAGANKQSPLRSPLPEQRQTSSIGASQGDNFLEEDDYDFAQQDNDFYQNEDLFQDENQVIDPILRQQDEFNSRSISPPLETNPLDSVAGTNRVRSSRRTVQRNKRRNNFSESEESTQASVSAFIEDTKDTDEDDDGGSDAIGSTTTELFVMSSSTEPSQSQGRKKGTGSRTSRPTRNVSPTYITEVPTLPSPPPDGLRRSKRIRVKPLAFWRNERIIFTKPHQRRPDDDDDDDDDEEPDMTIVRDIHKLPLRSIAEVVHVPDTAQILTTRQNRRNNRRKPVDAPISPVSSDEHDKEEQDVLGAGLPGTSWYQDKVLKVDVPENGRFVERSIAFSSQYGEFQSRTIVNEDGTTSEDPNLRIATLFNDALEDCAVGMIELSGTKPPLKIAFSTYYLLIVRGVVEVTFNEETFIANKGCNICIPSGNEYGLKNLGKEAALIHFVQVRRPETEQDHDYDDDDDDDDDDDDGVRRNSGDKDDSS
- a CDS encoding Glc3 1,4-glucan branching enzyme produces the protein MSDKGLIKGVLDLDPWLEPFSKELIDRQVTFRDWLSKLDSSEGSLLNFADSYRTYGLHATTRGYKIVEYIPDVEQVSLVGDFNNWNIESHQLKKVNNFGRWELDIEGDGVIPHDSRYKVAMKLPSGEWIYRLDPWCQRATFNKDDNLYEGRFWNPPASEVYQFKNKRPVLSQGIKVYEAHVGISTPEPKIGTYKNFTKNILPKIHELGYNTIQLMAIMEHAYYASFGYQITSFFAASSRYGTPEDLKELIDTAHGYGIRVLLDVVHSHSSKNVADGLNMFNGTDHYLFHGGGRGNHDLWDSRLFNYSSYETLRFLLSNLKFYLDVYQFDGFRFDGVTSMLYKHHGLSFGFSGDYNEYFNEEWADNEAIAYLMLAHQLMKDISKKEHIEITSIAEDVSGMPTLCRPIDEGGIGFDYRLSMAIPDMWIKILKHQKDEDWDLGNIVHTLINRRHGEKCISYCESHDQALVGDKTLAFWLMDKEMYTNMSKLSELTPVIDRGLALHKLIRLVTFALGGEGYLTFEGNEFGHPEWLDFPRAGNGESYHYARRQFNLIDDDLLRYRYLFDFDAAMQHLDVLDSPQAYVSLKHEQDKVLVFERNGLLFIFNFNPTQSFTDYKVGVETAGKYEIILNSDEAKFGGHDRIQDPVPGKKQEFFTNNDPWNNRSNSLMVYIPSRTAIVLKKVD
- a CDS encoding Arp4 subunit of the NuA4 histone acetyltransferase complex translates to MSSTANTVYGGDEINAIVLDIGSFNIRIGYAGDDFPKVITSSYYGQLANGTKVFGEGINVSRKEPFEVKPIVEDSLIVDWDAAYELFAYYFQQLKIIDKEQPILITEPIWSTNEYRTKLIELIYEKFEFPGLYLAKVPSCVSFQQGRANCLVVDLGHESISVTPVVDGICLIKSSLKVPYAGKFLNSIIEDYITKEGIAVEPSVFIKSKTATTYPEEKEAKFELKDNVSNASDSFKQYQIARIWHEFKESMLEVPSQEAKKLLATTNSSSSDSTNTLSEFAKRSFELPTGQSITLGQERFEIAETLFDPSFYKFNNPSLQPPASNGEIPGIEFNTINEYRPVKRTRKNEEGPDGGDKKIEVRGVAQLVTQVISIIDIDLRASLANNIIVTGGTSLVTSLTERLYHELSNNNPGLKIRLHAVGNSLERINQSWIGGSVLSSLGTFHQMWVSEKEYKEEGAERILNQRFR